ACTAGTAAACTCCAAACAAGGCTCCAACAAATAAATGACCAAGTTAATAGAGAACTCACTGAACTTGCATGACTTATTATAGTTGCACAGCAATTACATCAGAAATCTGTCAACACACTCAGTTTTGTGCAGTGTGAAATGTGATTAGAATAAAGGTCAAAAGATAGATTGCTAATCGTTTTAACTTTATTGACTTCATTTTTTGCACTCCTTAGCAATAGCAACTTTGTCTGCAACATTTCCCACTTTCTGCACCAGCATGTAACGTGAGGTGCAGAACAATTTTAATACCAGTCAAGGTTTGATGTTGCAGTTTAATTTTATGCCTCTTTTAATCGCCTTCACCCAACTTGGTGCTCAATTATGCTTGTGTAGAGATTGTTTGCTTAACATGTAAATGAAAACAAGATATCTCCACAATTGGATTGACGTTTATAAAACCCACAAAGCGAATATTCATACTTGGATGAGCACAATTATGCTCCCTAAGTATCTTCATTTGCCCAACTCTGCAGAACGCTGGACACAGCTAATGACTGAATTTCGTCAAACTGTCAAAGTGTTTTTCCAACCAACCTCCCCGGTGGCGGCATACTCTAAAGCTATACCGAAAGCCAGAAGTATCAATAACCTAGGTAACAGCAACAGGCATGTCTGGCAAAACAGACCAAGAACATTTTAAGCATGcaacaaattgtaaaaaataagcaagcttgttataatataacatTCAAGCATCATTTCCTACCTCCCCCACATGGAAACCCAACTGAAaaatatggcagttttcgatgataaattaaattttaaagacaCAAACTTTAGCACAACAGCATGCAGGATATTTGGCAAGTTTGTAAGCTCAAATGAATTAATTTGGCGCACAAAATTGGTTTCTGTGCATATTTTCTGGCAGAATTGGCTGTTCCCCATACACCCTATGATAAATAATATGTTTGTGTGGTGCAAATGTTGGCATTATATTAATTGGAgcattgaaaacaaactttctagTGGAAAGTGCAGGCCTAAAAATCATAACACGCTGTGTAGACTGCGATTATGGTCCCTTCTTTAAGTGACAGTCGGAAGCAAGTTGCTGCAGTGAAGTAGCGTTACCTTTTGTTAGGTACTACTAATGAAAAATGGCCATGTAAGGTTATATCTCATTCGAATAAACTTTTGTGTTAAGGTAAATTTAGACTATTCACCCATTAGGTGACTATGAACGTTACAAAGTGAgatacaaaatgtttacttaAAACTTATCTCGGATGTGCAGTGACCATGAAATACATGGCGGGTTTGTCTGTTTGGGTCAGAAGCGATTAGTTTTAGTCTAATTTACACTTTGGGAAAATTAATAAGTTGTTTCATGTTAGAGTTAGACTAGCCTAATTGTCTACTTCGGTAACGACATGCagtaaaataagtgtctatACTTAACCGGCCGTCATTTACCGAAGTACGAAAATACCAATTGCGTAATTGGCCATTTACCGGAATAACCTTTTCCAAATCTGGTAAGCACCAGACAATGAAATAGAAGCTGCCTTATTTATTATAAGCTGGTTTTTAAGCACTAATTCTGTAGGTCTAATTCGTCATGGTTGTTTGTTCGGGCAGTTGGGTttagtataggcctatacaagTACTGTATTgcttatttttcgccattaactgtaaCTACTAAcctagttatagcacaataaaatacatgctcatgaacaattaacgagcaggaatAAGTGGCAATGCCTAAGGGCttaaacatgcaagatagcaataatagaTTTGcgctataagatggtaggttagcatggccaccaaacccacaaaataattcctaaGTTTAATGAATTTAGGGAGAATACAACACAAACAACTACACCATTGGAAGACGTAGAGGACAAGTTCcttaacattaaaaacaaggATATTAACACCcgaaataaatatatgaaGTGACATGGTTAGATTAAAATGACAGTGAATATCTTAAGTGCACAACAAATGGATGGTTATATAAAACCGCACAAATGAAACTCAATGCTAAGGACCCGAATCTCGTTTCTGTGGCCAAGAGAGGCACAATATTGAGGCCCACAAGTGCACTAAAAGATATACAGtacaaatcaaataaaaagtataataatgTTTTTAGGAAATTATGCCTCTACACTCCCTTCAAATACGATATTGCAGGGCCaaaggatgcctttgtatactagacctcagctactcaaattgtgacgtcatccggttgtgcacttgtatacggGTCCCAACTTCTTAAGCTCCTAAGCCtggtttcaaacttttaaCCCGTTCCTGATCTGTCCTTCTCTGGCTTTTGCTCGAGTACTTGAGAGTATACGTGTTTCTTGAATACTGCCGTGCATTGTTTGCAAGGGTGCATAAGCACGGTGTCAACAAAGTTTCTTTTAATTAACTGAGTTTATCTCAGACTCTCCGTCAATTACTCAAGGTAAAACCTTAAGATGGGAATGAATgcatacaaaataaaacaaattaatgaaaaataatgtCTATAAATTTCAATGGtggttatttacttatttttacaaaaaaaattgttgccCTTTGCTGTTCTAAATAATATACAAACCCAAACCAAGGTTGCTAATTAGGGTCATTATATGAAACCCCCAGAGCCCAAACCTTCAgaaatggaaacaaaatttttctgccAAAGTTGCATTTTATAATGTTGTTCCAACATTTTATAATGTGGTTCTGCCTGTGCAATCATGGGTAGACAACTTTGTCGTTTCTTCATCATTCGACGAAGCAGcaattatttgaaaaagacATCGTTTGCTGCAATTTATCATgattgtttcaaacaaaagtaTTACTTATCAATCAGATTACCAAATGTTATCTAAAAATGCTCCAATCTTGCTTGCCAAGCACCAAGAACGGAAAACTTTTGCTGGGACCGGTGTCTCATTTGACTTATCTGGATCGAGTGTTCCATTTCTTGGCATGACAGATTGTAGCCTAATTTGGATTAATTTTATTCATGTGACGGACTTCATAAACCAAGACCTTGTAATAAAAGAATAGCTATTACAGAATAAAGACCTCACGAGTTAGGTTAAAGAGAGAAGATTGGAAAAGTTAACGACGATCTTAACAACTATCTCAATGGCCCACCAGAGCTAGTCTCACTTAAGAGACAGGCAACTCCAACAGAAGGAGACAGATATCTGATGCAGTCATGAACTTGGCAGTGATTCTGCGGTTGGCTTCGGTGCTTCGGAAATTAGTTTATGTCAGCAATAATAACCTGTCATCCGTTGGACGCTTTGTCAAGCAACACCAAAGAGCATAAAGGATGAGGCGACTGCTCCTTTCTGCGCCGAAATTCGACCGACTAAGTCTTAATCAAGGAATCAAAGCAACAGTTTAAGCGATTTCATTTGAACAGATAAATTTTAGCACCGATGCAAACAAACACCGTTGAGCAAATGTCAGCAAAGTGCAACGGTAACCAACTCTTGGACATCCATACGTCATAGAATGTTAATGTATGAGGTCACAATTGACATTTTAAGACAACACTTCTTTAAGTAGAAGTTACGATCACGGTGATGTCACATTAAAAGTGACGTTATAATTGACGAGGTTGCCTCGATCCCAGGCGTAGAGCTGTTTCTCAAGGTGGTTGTAGGAGAGCATCGAGTTGTATTGGTACTTGTTCAGATAAGGAATCTGCAATTTGTGAAGTTGAaacaattaataaaacaaatttaaaaacttccTAAGAGATGATGCGCTCACGTTAATGTGCTTGAAGGTTTTGGTGCTGGTGTCATAAGAATAACTCAAACTAGTTTCGTATTCATTGAATTTCTTGAGCGTGTACAACACTCCACAGGCCATGAAGGCGTTCCCGCACCAATGCTTCCTCCAGTTCGTGTTCCAGGTTCCCTCGATCTACCAATCACGACAAAGTTACTGAAGTTGACAAACAGCGAACTTTTGGGCGCCAAGGGCTCGCTCCCACCAGACCTGAGTCTGCACAATGACCCACCTCGAGAGTTCCCGGGTCCAGTTTGCTGAGGACAATGTCAAGAGCGTTGTCTACGGTCGCGTAAATTACCCACAAGCCGGTTTCGTCGGCGGCAAAGTCGATGTCGGTCGAACCAGACCACTAAGAGCAATAAATCTGGTCAACGTAAAATTCGCGCAACTGAACACTAGAGGGCGAATAACCTACTTGATAGGGAGAGACATTTTCAAATCCGGCGCCATCTAACGGCTTTTCAATTGCAACCGACTGAGTATAGAAATCATATTTCACCAACAACGAGGAATTGTGTTTGTTGAAATACAAGGAACCGTTGTACACCACGTGACCTGTCCCTGAAACAACGACAGAATGTAAAAGGTGAAAGGTCAAATTattaaactttgaaaaaataaatcgaaATCAAGAGTTGGAACTCAAGCTAAAGCTGATATAAGATGTCTATCTCAAGCGCATACATTATCCAATCAACCTGCCCACTGATAAGGAAGCTTATACGTCACTCGTGGACGATGACGCGATAAATCTCGAAGACTGGAGTACTcttctatgacgtcattctcCCAAAAGTGGGGCAAGACCCAGATGGGTTTAGCAGAGGAAGTGGGGACCGGGTCGCGAAGCCAGGCACCGAACTTGACGTTCGACCGGACCTGAGTGACCGGAGCCCCGATGGAGAGAATTCTTCCACATCCTGCGCATGAAGACGAATTATGCGATAAGAAAGAAACAATAATGACGCATTATATGGGGACAACCTTTTGCATGTGACGTTGATTCCTGCGGGACCGGCGCAATCGGGGCTACGTAATTGGATACGTCATCCTGAATGGTGAATTCCATTATTCCTTCATAGTTCGTGGCTTTACGGATCAACTTCTGCTTCAACTGAGGAATATCAACCGCGTTAGAACGTCACAAGAAGTTGTTGCCAAGGAAACACAGAGTCGAAAACGTAATTCTCATAGACATCATGTGACACAGGTTGACGTCACCTTGTAAGAAGAGAGTTGCGCAACGATGGTCCGCGgttttttcttcttccttTCGCCGATCCGATTCGCTCTCTCTACGTCATCAACTGTCAGGTGAACGTCAAGAAACTGTGCGAGTTCGACGAcctattatgacatcacaaaagttAAATGCAATTGTACAGCAAAACGGGAAGGATTCGATCGAGTTTTACCTTTTCGTCGAggttttcatcttttttctCCTGAACGCCTTTAATTCTGATGAAGTTCCTTCTAGAATCCTCCATAAGAGCTCGCACTGCCCCATATCGTCCACTGAGCTGCTTTCTAATCGACTGGTGCCGGCGAGAAATGTCGCTGACACTCGAGTTAAACACGTCATTGCTACCTTTCATTGACGTCATCTTACGCTGAGTGGTCTGGATTGCAGCTCGCAGGTGGAGTTGCCGTACCGAGTAGATGCTCAGTTGAACCGCGTTCAACAGCAGAGCGGTGAGGACAAACACTCGAGTTTTCATTCTAACTTCACTGCTCGCTCACTAACTGATGCCTGCCTTCTATCGAGACAAACGCCTCGTCACAATCACCTGCGGCTATTCTTCTTATGATACGTCACAAACTCGATTATCATGAAGCTAAAAAAGTGAAACGGGGTTTCCCCTAACTTATAAGCTAGATTACACTATGACGTAATGCAAGAACCACAAAGTGACgtagaaaaataatttatttgaaaaggGGCGGTGCACCAAGGGAGGGACAATGCTTTCTTCTGTGGCTTCCTTCGCCGCACAGGTGACAGgtagtgacgtcatcaattcGACAGGTATGGGACGGAATTTGACATCGTTTGCATGAATCGCAGTGAAGTTTACCTGAATAGTAAGGAGTCGTAGCAATCATTAGTCGTTCTAAAGTCAAACAactcaaaattttgaagtgCATGAATATGTCTAAATAGAACTTTTGCAGTTGGGCAACTTAACACAACTCGAGACATTTTTATGCCATTTAATGCATTGTAGCTTTTAATCCAAATGTTTTAACCATTTTCAATTGAACAACAAAAGTCAAATAAAAGAATGTAGTTACTTGATTTGACgcatttcttgcatttctCACAATGTCTGCACTTTCTTCCATCCTGCGTGAACAGCCATGAGACAAGCGGAGAGCATAGAAACAAGCATGGGACTTACCTTGGATGGGCAGCTGTTGCATAACTTACAGTGATCGTTGTCAACACTCACATAGCGGCGACAAGGAACACAAAACCTGAGCAAGACATGTATAATGAGCTGGATGATGTCGataccaaaacaaaatgtCACCATCCAACCAAAATGTATCACAAACCTGTATCTCTCCCCGGGCAGAACTATTCtttcattttcaacatttgtGAATATTCTTACAGGAGACGCCTTTCTGCCCGTCAAAGCGTTTTTAAACTTCTTGTGATTGTCGTAATCAACTTGGAAGTCCAACATCGACATGAATGGAAAATTATCGGTGATGCGCTTCTCCATAAAATATGGGAAGATCCAGAAGATAGAGAATTTCTTGCTTTCATTCACCTCATCCATTGTCCTTGAGC
Above is a window of Clavelina lepadiformis chromosome 8, kaClaLepa1.1, whole genome shotgun sequence DNA encoding:
- the LOC143468513 gene encoding noelin-3-like → MKTRVFVLTALLLNAVQLSIYSVRQLHLRAAIQTTQRKMTSMKGSNDVFNSSVSDISRRHQSIRKQLSGRYGAVRALMEDSRRNFIRIKGVQEKKDENLDEKVVELAQFLDVHLTVDDVERANRIGERKKKKPRTIVAQLSSYKLKQKLIRKATNYEGIMEFTIQDDVSNYVAPIAPVPQESTSHAKGCGRILSIGAPVTQVRSNVKFGAWLRDPVPTSSAKPIWVLPHFWENDVIEEYSSLRDLSRHRPRVTYKLPYQWAGTGHVVYNGSLYFNKHNSSLLVKYDFYTQSVAIEKPLDGAGFENVSPYQWSGSTDIDFAADETGLWVIYATVDNALDIVLSKLDPGTLEIEGTWNTNWRKHWCGNAFMACGVLYTLKKFNEYETSLSYSYDTSTKTFKHINIPYLNKYQYNSMLSYNHLEKQLYAWDRGNLVNYNVTFNVTSP